One Nitrospirota bacterium DNA segment encodes these proteins:
- a CDS encoding SOS response-associated peptidase, with protein sequence MCGRFVRSSPIEKIRTEFRVNKALDEIGPSYNIAPAQDILIINNEGEKRLIACTWGFIPSWAKDPSAGHKTINARAETVADKPMFRSAFKKHRCLVIADGFYEWEKTEKKKLPFYIRLRTGRPFGFGGLYSHWTSPEGKTVCTCTIITTTANALIEPIHDRMPVIIPKDREDLWLDPEMQEPEKLLTLLAPYPAELMEMYQVSTKVNNPAFQSHEAITPV encoded by the coding sequence ATGTGCGGCCGTTTTGTCAGAAGCAGTCCGATAGAGAAGATCCGGACAGAGTTCAGGGTAAATAAGGCCCTGGATGAGATCGGTCCGAGCTATAATATCGCACCGGCGCAGGACATTCTTATCATCAACAATGAAGGGGAAAAGCGGCTCATTGCCTGCACCTGGGGATTCATCCCTTCCTGGGCAAAGGACCCCTCCGCAGGCCATAAGACAATTAACGCCCGCGCAGAAACCGTCGCAGATAAGCCGATGTTCAGGTCTGCATTCAAAAAGCACCGGTGCCTCGTCATTGCAGACGGATTCTATGAATGGGAGAAGACAGAGAAGAAGAAATTACCGTTCTATATCCGGCTCAGGACAGGCAGGCCCTTTGGGTTTGGAGGTTTGTACAGCCACTGGACATCTCCTGAAGGCAAGACCGTCTGCACCTGCACGATCATCACGACGACCGCAAATGCATTGATCGAACCGATCCATGACCGAATGCCGGTGATCATACCGAAGGACCGGGAAGACCTCTGGCTCGATCCTGAAATGCAGGAACCTGAAAAGCTGCTTACCCTGCTTGCACCCTATCCTGCTGAACTGATGGAGATGTATCAGGTCTCGACAAAGGTAAATAACCCGGCATTCCAGTCACATGAAGCGATAACGCCGGTATAA